One window from the genome of Candidatus Polarisedimenticolaceae bacterium encodes:
- a CDS encoding sigma-70 family RNA polymerase sigma factor — protein sequence MSASGEVTRLLQAYREGDREAYDRLFPIVYEDLRRIARAHLRRQRSGHTLGTTGIVHEAYLKLVEPASAGFQDRNHFLAVAARAMRQVIISYARRHAAGKRGGGERALPLEERDIPVQSQAEAILDVDRALARLEEFEPRLARVVECRFFAGLDEEETAAALGITTRTVQRDWMRARAWLREELEGQASPGEA from the coding sequence TTGAGTGCGTCCGGCGAGGTGACCCGGCTGCTGCAGGCGTATCGCGAGGGGGATCGCGAGGCCTATGACCGGCTGTTCCCGATCGTCTACGAGGACCTTCGTCGCATCGCCAGGGCGCACCTGCGGCGCCAGCGGTCGGGGCACACGCTCGGCACGACCGGGATCGTCCACGAGGCCTACCTGAAGCTGGTCGAGCCCGCGAGCGCGGGCTTCCAGGACCGCAATCACTTCCTCGCCGTCGCGGCCCGCGCGATGCGCCAGGTGATCATCTCCTACGCGAGGCGCCACGCCGCCGGGAAACGCGGCGGCGGCGAGCGCGCGCTCCCCCTCGAGGAGCGCGACATCCCGGTGCAGAGCCAGGCGGAGGCGATCCTCGACGTCGACCGCGCCCTCGCGAGGCTCGAGGAGTTCGAGCCGCGCCTCGCGCGCGTGGTCGAGTGCCGTTTCTTCGCCGGACTCGACGAGGAGGAAACGGCGGCCGCGCTCGGCATCACCACGCGGACCGTGCAGCGCGACTGGATGCGCGCACGCGCGTGGCTTCGCGAGGAGCTCGAGGGGCAGGCTTCCCCCGGAGAGGCGTGA
- a CDS encoding nitric-oxide reductase large subunit, with product MNPTRKAWWLLGAALLVAFSLLGFFGREVYRQAPPIPERVVTDDGRVVATKAEILDGQVVWQSTGGQQLGSVWGHGAYQAPDWSADWLHREAQELLAIWKERDGDHGYDARLKAELRTNRYDARTGTITISADRAEAFRRVAAHYDALFGGDPALTQLREAYAMRAATVPDPERRAKLTQFFFWTSWACATQRPDSAITYTNNWPHEPLIDNRPTGANIVWSMVSIALLLAGVAAIVWRTAFRNAKEPHVEPPARDPLAAIAPTPSMKAVAKFLGVVIGLFGVQVLLGALTAHYTVEGQHFFGLPLGELIPYSLSRTWHIQTGLFWIATSFLAAGLFLAPAVGGREPRFQRLGVNLLFGALLLVVVGSLAGEAFSIHQKLGLDTGFWFGHQGYEYVDLGRGWQIALFTGLLLWLGLMLRGLAPALKAKDAMRPLVLMFAGASAAIGLMYAAGFFFGARTHLTVMEYWRWWVVHLWVEGFFEVFATAALAFVFARMGLVSKSHAGTAVIASSALFLFAGIPGTFHHLYFSGTPTPILAIGATFSALEVVPLVLLGIEAFQTSRMQHAAPWMARYRWPVRFFVGVAFWNLVGAGIFGFLINPPIALYFMQGLNTTPVHAHTALFGVYGLLSLGLVLLVARLLTGDRVWKERPLAIAFWLMNVGLGLMVVMSLLPIGLAQTWASVEQGLWFARSAEFLQQPWIELLRWLRLVGDTVFLVGVGSLTWFMLGLWTGWSYEPAEAPATMPDANPALP from the coding sequence GGCCAGGTCGTCTGGCAGTCCACCGGAGGTCAGCAGCTCGGCTCGGTCTGGGGGCACGGCGCCTACCAGGCCCCCGACTGGTCGGCCGACTGGCTTCACCGCGAAGCGCAGGAGCTGCTCGCGATCTGGAAGGAGCGGGACGGGGACCACGGCTACGACGCGCGCCTGAAGGCCGAGCTGCGCACCAACCGCTACGACGCGCGAACCGGGACGATCACGATCTCCGCCGACAGGGCCGAGGCGTTCCGACGCGTGGCCGCCCACTACGACGCCCTGTTCGGCGGCGACCCGGCGCTCACGCAGCTCCGGGAGGCGTACGCGATGCGCGCCGCGACGGTGCCCGACCCCGAGCGCCGCGCGAAGCTCACGCAGTTCTTCTTCTGGACCTCGTGGGCGTGCGCGACGCAGCGCCCCGACTCGGCGATCACCTACACGAACAACTGGCCCCACGAGCCGCTCATCGACAACCGCCCCACCGGCGCCAACATCGTCTGGTCGATGGTCAGCATCGCGCTCCTGCTCGCGGGGGTCGCCGCGATCGTGTGGCGCACCGCCTTCCGCAACGCGAAGGAGCCGCACGTCGAGCCCCCCGCGCGCGACCCGCTCGCGGCGATCGCGCCGACCCCGTCGATGAAGGCGGTGGCGAAGTTCCTCGGGGTCGTGATCGGCCTGTTCGGCGTGCAGGTGCTGCTCGGCGCGCTCACGGCCCACTACACCGTCGAGGGGCAGCACTTCTTCGGCCTGCCGCTCGGAGAGCTGATCCCGTACTCCCTCAGCCGCACCTGGCACATCCAGACGGGCCTGTTCTGGATCGCGACGTCCTTCCTCGCCGCGGGCCTGTTCCTCGCCCCGGCCGTCGGCGGCCGCGAGCCGCGGTTCCAGCGCCTGGGCGTCAACCTCCTCTTCGGCGCCCTGCTGCTCGTCGTCGTCGGCTCGCTCGCCGGCGAGGCGTTCTCGATCCACCAGAAGCTCGGCCTCGACACGGGGTTCTGGTTCGGTCACCAGGGGTACGAATACGTCGATCTCGGCCGCGGCTGGCAGATCGCCCTCTTCACGGGCCTGCTTCTCTGGCTCGGGCTGATGCTGCGCGGCCTCGCGCCGGCGCTGAAGGCGAAGGACGCGATGCGGCCTCTCGTCCTGATGTTCGCCGGCGCCTCCGCGGCGATCGGGCTCATGTACGCCGCCGGTTTCTTCTTCGGCGCGCGCACGCACCTCACCGTGATGGAGTACTGGCGCTGGTGGGTCGTCCACCTCTGGGTCGAGGGGTTCTTCGAGGTCTTCGCGACCGCCGCCCTCGCGTTCGTCTTCGCCAGGATGGGCCTCGTCTCGAAGTCCCACGCCGGAACCGCCGTGATCGCGTCGAGCGCGCTGTTCCTGTTCGCGGGGATCCCCGGGACGTTCCACCATCTGTACTTCAGCGGCACGCCGACGCCGATCCTCGCGATCGGCGCGACGTTCAGCGCCCTCGAGGTCGTCCCGCTGGTTCTCCTCGGGATCGAGGCGTTCCAGACCAGCCGGATGCAGCACGCCGCGCCGTGGATGGCGCGGTACCGGTGGCCGGTGCGCTTCTTCGTGGGCGTGGCCTTCTGGAACCTCGTCGGCGCGGGGATCTTCGGCTTCCTGATCAACCCGCCGATCGCGCTGTACTTCATGCAAGGGCTCAACACGACCCCCGTCCACGCGCACACCGCCCTCTTCGGCGTGTACGGCCTGCTCTCGCTCGGTCTGGTGCTGCTCGTCGCCCGCCTGCTCACCGGCGACCGCGTGTGGAAGGAGCGCCCGCTCGCGATCGCGTTCTGGCTCATGAACGTCGGGCTCGGGCTGATGGTCGTGATGAGCCTGCTCCCGATCGGGCTCGCGCAGACGTGGGCCTCGGTCGAGCAGGGGCTCTGGTTCGCGCGCAGCGCCGAGTTCCTCCAGCAGCCGTGGATCGAGCTCCTGCGCTGGTTGCGCCTGGTCGGCGACACGGTCTTCCTCGTGGGGGTCGGGTCCCTGACGTGGTTCATGCTCGGCCTGTGGACCGGCTGGAGCTACGAGCCCGCCGAGGCTCCCGCCACGATGCCGGACGCGAACCCCGCGTTGCCTTGA